The genomic stretch CGAGGGGAACGACGACGTGAGTCCGAGGTGCTGAGTAGTGAGGACCTCGTCCGTCGTCGGGTCGATGACGCTGACGGTACTGTCGCCGGTGTTGAAGACGAAGACGGACGGGCGGGTGCGCTCGTCGGCGCTATCGCCCGTTCTGTTCCCCGTACAGCCGGCCGTGGCTGCTGCGCCCGCGGCGACAGACCCCGCGAGCAGTCGTCGTCGGGAGACGTCCCGACGCGGGCGAGCGCCGTCCGCGTTCGGATACAGGACGGGGTCTCGGTCGGAGTCGCTCATCGTGGGTCGCCCCCGGTGTGGTGTTCGCTGGTGAACGGAGGACGCCGACGACAGGGAGGGCCAATCGTTTCGGTGCATCGTGGCTGGCTGGCCGGAGAACGTCGTGGAGAGTGAGGGCGTCTGACGGTCACTGTCTGTTCCTCTGTGGCTGAATCGTCATAAGCAGTCGTCTCGATGGACTCGGCCGTGCACGGCCGTTCGTGCTGTCTCCAGCCGCTATCCATTTTATCGGAAATAGTATCGAAACGACAGTCACAGTGGGTCTCATATCGCGCGTGAACGTGGCAACGAGGCTGTGATAGGGGGCGGCGATGTTTTGTAGTCACTAAATATCTGATTTGATTTCTGGCCCGATTGTTGTAAATACGGTTCGTCGAAAGTATCGGTATCAATGTCAGGCGGAGGGACGCACTCCACGTGCGCGAGAGACATCTCTCGATTGAGAGGCGGGCAGCCATGAGCAGCCGACATGACCGCCCTCGACCGGGTTCGCGGCAGCCGAAGATGCGTGATGATGGGGCGTACCGGCCCGACGTGCGTGTCGTCGGTGGGCTCCCTCGGCCGACGTGGCGGGAGGCGGCGACCATCGTGTCTGTCCCCATTCTCCTACTCACCGTTCACTTTCTCGTCCAACCGATGTTCGACACGTGGATGCGACTCAAATACGTGAGATACACTGTCGCGCAGACGATCCCGGTGCGTCGGCTCGCACCAGAGCCGTTCACTCCGTACGCGTGGGCCTGGCACGAACTCACCCGCGTTGCGCACGCGTTAGTTCACGACCCGTCAGGGTACCATACCCACGTCATCGGTAACGTCGTCCTCATTATGCTGGCTGCTTGGGTACTGCTCCTGTTCCTCGCCACGATAGGATTACGTAGTTGGTTTACTGTTATCTATTGGGAACTCGTTTTGGTATCTCCCATCGTTGGGTCGTATGCGTTTGATCTCTTTGGGATGACCACACACGGCTATGGTGCCTCCACAGTTGGATTCGCATTTCTCGGAACAACATTAACAATTGGTATATTTACACTTTGGAGTCAGGTGAGATCACCTCTCGGCCAACAGACCTGTTCATCTCGTGATTTTGTAAGCGGCAACAGTTTCACACCGAGTCCCCTGATGGTTATCACCCTCTTGTTCGTCGTCGGTCTCGTAATCGCACTGGATTTATTTACTGGGTCACCTGCAACACCTGTCCACCAGTCAGGGGCTGGTTTCGGTGCACTTGTCGGAAGTGTCACGGTTGTTGCCCTGCGAGGGTCGGTCTAATTCAGATGAATTATATACGAACCGAGTGGCTTCCATCCAACAAGGACTTTTGCTTGGCTATGCTATACACGAATACTCATGACATACGTGTCGTCTCTGAAATCTACGAACGAGTATGTCTCTTCCGTCGTATCCCGTGAGGTTGGCGCCTCGTGTTCTTTGAGATGGATTGAACCGACCGTTTATGAACTCTTCACTGAATCCAGGCGGTGTAAATAAATTGACAGAGACTACTCGAACGCCTTCGTCTAAAGCGGATGTCTGTATCATCGGTGCGGGTCCTGCGGGGGCTCTCGTTGCACACTCTCTATCCCAACGTGGTCACAGCGTAATCCTGCTCGAGGCAGGGAAGTCGTTCGAGTCGACTGACCGTCCCGAGAGAATGGAGAGGTTTCTCCGCCCCGGTGGGGAAAGGCGGTCTGTGTGGGATGTTGATGAGGAGCGTGACGCGTTCTCCTCGAGTGGACGCGAACGCTACACCTTGAACACGAAGCGAGTGAAAGGTGTCGGGGGATCGACTTTACACTGGGGGGGACGGGTTGAACGATTCCCGGAGAAGGATTTCGAGATGGAGACGCGGTACGGTGTCGCATCAGACTGGCCACTCAGCTATGACGACCTTGAGCCGTACTACGCACTCGCCGAACGAGAGCTCGGTGTTGCAGGTACCGATGATAACCCGGTAACACCTCGACACGAAGAGCCGTATCCGATGGAACCCTTCCCCCCGAGCTACTCCGACGAGCTGTTCGTTGAGGCTTGTGAAAAACTCGGTATCGAGACACACTCAGTTCCGAACGCACGGAATTCGAGAGGGTACGATGGGCGGTCTTCCTGTGTCGGATACGGAACCTGCTCGCCGGTCTGTCCGTCGGGTGCGAAGTATAGCGCGGACGTACACGTAGAGAAGGCACAGGACGAAGGGGCTCGACTAATCGACCAGGCAGCCGTTCGCCGACTTGAGTACGACTCAAGTGCCAACCGAGTCACAGCCGCGCTCTATCAGACACCAGAAGGTGATCTCTATCGACAGGAAGCCCGACAGTTCGTCCTCGCAGCAGGGGCCGTCGAAAACGCACGTCTCCTCCTCTT from Salinigranum halophilum encodes the following:
- a CDS encoding GMC family oxidoreductase — its product is MNSSLNPGGVNKLTETTRTPSSKADVCIIGAGPAGALVAHSLSQRGHSVILLEAGKSFESTDRPERMERFLRPGGERRSVWDVDEERDAFSSSGRERYTLNTKRVKGVGGSTLHWGGRVERFPEKDFEMETRYGVASDWPLSYDDLEPYYALAERELGVAGTDDNPVTPRHEEPYPMEPFPPSYSDELFVEACEKLGIETHSVPNARNSRGYDGRSSCVGYGTCSPVCPSGAKYSADVHVEKAQDEGARLIDQAAVRRLEYDSSANRVTAALYQTPEGDLYRQEARQFVLAAGAVENARLLLLSRSDAFPNGLANSSGAVGRYFMEHPYVGVIGRLAQSTGQHRIGFGTTESYQFYEPEGPPPGSFKLEFENEAGPKVLDIALQQRGTLADLSNVLADPSRSTLAEPLKNNQPVIWGDELLDSVRDHYGNYFGISAEIEPLPDPNNRVTLNDDQTDAFGDPVPDVSWSPGSYSKRTAERAFDVIEEIVDTLDATVEAVERVSFWDGAGHSSGTTRMGTDPSESVVNPNLRTHDVENLYVSGASTFVTIGATQPTLTIAATALRLAEHLDSEVL